A genomic window from Silurus meridionalis isolate SWU-2019-XX chromosome 21, ASM1480568v1, whole genome shotgun sequence includes:
- the si:dkey-37o8.1 gene encoding elongation factor 1-alpha-like — protein MAKEKIHINLVIIGHVDCGKSTTTGHLVYKCGGVDPRTIEKYEKAAAQMGKGSFKYAWVLDKLKAERERGITIDISLLKFNTQKYVFTIIDAPGHRDFIKNMITGTSQADAALLVVSAAKGEFEAGISRNGQTREHVLLAYTLGVKQLVVCVNKMDLTEPPFSQKRYDEVVKNVTVFIKKIGYDPAAVPFVPLSGWGGDNMLAPSQKMSWFKGWKIKRKDGFSSGKTLLEVLDSLHPPVRTATKPLRLPLQDVYKIGGVGTVPVGKIETGILKPGMLLTFSPAKLTAEVKSIEMHHQGLQTAMPGHNVGFNIKNVAVKNLRRGDVAGNAQQDPPSDVHSFIAQVIILNHPGKIKSGYSPVLDCHTTHVTCSFAELQEKLDRRTGKKLEDLPPFLVSGDAATVKFVPIKPLCVESFFSYPPLGRFAARDLKQTVAVGVIKSVEKVDQARKSAQKVQVSK, from the exons ATGGCGAAAGAGAAAATCCACATCAACCTTGTTATTATTGGACATGTTGATTGTGGAAAATCGACCACCACTGGCCACCTGGTTTATAAATGTGGTGGTGTTGATCCAAGAACCATAGAGAAGTATGAGAAGGCTGCAGCCCAG ATGGGGAAGGGGTCCTTTAAGTATGCATGGGTTCTTGATAAACTCAAAGCAGAACGAGAGCGTGGCATCACCATTGATATTTCCTTGTTAAAGTTCAACACTCAGAAGTATGTCTTCACAATAATTGATGCACCTGGACACCGTGACTTCATTAAGAACATGATTACGGGAACTTCACAG GCTGATGCTGCTCTGCTGGTTGTCTCTGCTGCAAAGGGTGAGTTTGAGGCAGGTATATCACGCAATGGTCAGACAAGGGAGCATGTTTTACTGGCATACACCCTTGGAGTCAAGCAGCTTGTTGTCTGTGTCAACAAAATGGACCTCACCGAGCCACCATTCAGCCAGAAACGATACGATGAGGTAGTGAAAAATGTAACCGTTTTTATCAAGAAGATTGGTTATGACCCAGCTGCAGTGCCCTTTGTTCCTCTATCTGGTTGGGGTGGTGACAACATGCTTGCACCGTCTCAGAAG ATGTCTTGGTTTAAAGGCTGGAAGATCAAGAGAAAGGATGGTTTCTCAAGTGGCAAGACACTTTTGGAAGTGCTGGACTCTTTGCACCCACCAGTGCGCACAGCCACCAAACCTTTGCGTTTACCACTTCAGGATGTCTATAAAATTGGAG GTGTCGGCACAGTGCCAGTGGGCAAGATTGAAACTGGGATTCTGAAGCCTGGGATGCTTCTGACTTTCTCACCAGCTAAGCTGACTGCAGAGGTGAAGTCCATCGAGATGCATCACCAGGGTCTGCAGACTGCAATGCCTGGCCACAATGTGGGCTTCAACATCAAGAATGTGGCAGTCAAGAATCTGAGACGTGGAGATGTGGCTGGTAATGCCCAGCAGGACCCACCTTCTGATGTTCACAGCTTTATTGCTCAG GTTATTATTCTCAATCACCCTGGCAAAATCAAAAGTGGTTACTCTCCAGTGCTGGACTGCCATACCACCCATGTCACATGTAGCTTTGCAGAGCTGCAGGAGAAACTTGATCGTCGTACAGGGAAAAAACTGGAAGACTTGCCTCCTTTCTTGGTTTCTGGAGATGCTGCCACAGTGAAATTTGTACCAATCAAACCCCTCTGTGTAGAGAGCTTTTTCAGCTATCCACCTTTAG GGCGTTTTGCAGCGAGGGATCTTAAGCAGACTGTTGCTGTTGGTGTGATCAAGTCTGTGGAGAAGGTGGATCAAGCAAGAAAGTCTGCACAAAAAGTTCAAGTATCAAAATGA